One window of the Methylovirgula sp. HY1 genome contains the following:
- a CDS encoding phosphoribosyl-ATP diphosphatase: MSDFGLADLAALIAERDKADADTSYTKSLLVAGPARAAKKMGEEAVEVVIAAVEGDPRALISETADLLYHLLVVLQTRKVPLADVLTELKRRTAQSGHSEKASRQS; the protein is encoded by the coding sequence ATGAGCGATTTTGGTTTGGCGGATCTCGCTGCGCTCATCGCGGAACGCGACAAGGCCGACGCCGATACCTCCTACACCAAATCGCTCCTCGTCGCGGGGCCGGCGCGCGCAGCCAAGAAAATGGGAGAAGAGGCCGTCGAGGTCGTGATCGCCGCGGTCGAAGGCGATCCACGTGCGCTCATCAGCGAAACCGCGGATCTTCTCTACCACCTTCTTGTCGTGCTGCAGACCCGCAAGGTGCCGCTCGCAGATGTCTTGACGGAGCTCAAGCGCCGCACCGCCCAATCGGGCCATAGTGAAAAGGCATCGCGCCAATCCTGA
- the hisF gene encoding imidazole glycerol phosphate synthase subunit HisF, with the protein MLKSRVIPCLDVKDGRVVKGVNFVDLRDAGDPVACATAYDAAGADELCFLDITASHENRGIILDVVRRTAEACFMPLTVGGGVRTLEDIRNLLLAGADKVSIMTAAVENRDFVRVAAEKFGNQCIVVAIDAKQTAPGKWEIFTHGGRKPTGLDAIDYAREVTRLGAGEILLTSMDRDGTKSGFDLKLTRAVVDAVSVPVIASGGVGTLDHLVEGLREGGANAVLAASIFHFGEFSIAEAKDYMTRQGLDMRRDGRTAAIA; encoded by the coding sequence TTGCTTAAGTCACGCGTCATCCCCTGTCTCGACGTCAAGGACGGCCGCGTCGTCAAAGGCGTCAATTTCGTCGATCTGCGCGATGCCGGCGACCCGGTCGCCTGCGCCACCGCCTATGACGCGGCGGGCGCCGACGAGCTGTGCTTTCTCGACATTACCGCGAGCCATGAAAATCGCGGCATCATCCTCGACGTGGTGCGACGGACGGCGGAAGCCTGTTTCATGCCGCTGACCGTCGGCGGCGGCGTCCGCACGCTCGAAGATATCCGCAATCTTCTGCTCGCTGGCGCCGATAAGGTCTCGATTATGACCGCTGCGGTCGAGAATCGCGATTTCGTCCGCGTCGCCGCGGAAAAATTCGGCAATCAATGTATCGTCGTCGCGATCGATGCCAAGCAAACAGCGCCGGGGAAATGGGAGATCTTCACCCACGGCGGGAGGAAACCCACGGGGCTCGATGCGATCGACTACGCGCGGGAAGTCACGCGGCTCGGCGCCGGTGAAATTCTCCTGACCTCGATGGATCGCGACGGCACCAAATCCGGCTTCGACCTGAAGCTCACGCGCGCGGTCGTCGATGCGGTTTCGGTGCCGGTCATCGCCTCTGGCGGCGTCGGCACGCTCGACCATCTCGTCGAAGGCCTGCGCGAGGGCGGCGCCAACGCCGTGCTCGCCGCCTCGATTTTCCATTTCGGCGAATTCAGCATCGCCGAGGCGAAAGACTATATGACGCGTCAGGGTCTCGACATGCGGCGCGACGGCCGCACCGCCGCTATTGCCTGA